The sequence GCCATGGTACTGTCGGTGATTATATAGCatagattttatttaatatattcagGTTGTgtaaaatacatattgaaattATATCCTTAAATTTTATTACGTTACTAATGgctttattgttgttgctgatgCTGATGCTAATTGTTTACACTTTTCTGTCAGCTTAACAGAGGTCAACTGCTAACAGTCCCACCTTACTTAGTTAAGAGGCAAAAGCAACATTATCATCATCTTGAGCAATATGGTGTTGATTTGATACTTGGATGTAATGGATTCATATGGATTGGAGAACATATTGAAGCCAAAGATGACATGGTAGAAGATCAAGTGAGCCATTCCAATAGAAATTCAGCAAGTCTTGAAGAACAAGAGAAAAATTATACGGCATTGGAAACAAGAAAATACATATGCAGGGCTGCTAATGCTATTAGAGTATTATCTACTTTGGGTTTCAATATGACATTAGAAATCATCAAGGGAGTTATTGATTTAAGCCTTTCTCTAAATCTTGATATACATGATATGCTTGGTTCGGAGTTCTATGTTCAGGTTGCTGAAAAAGAGGCTGAAAGGAGAAGCTCAAGTAAAAAGAAGAGGTAGTTTGTAACATCGTGGTTGAAATGTAGCTCTACTAGTTTCATTATCTATTTTTCCTCTGCATATGGGTAAAAGAGAAGAAATCGTTGCAATGTACACTCTTTACCCAATTTAGTTGACGTTATTGAATGGTTGATTTTAGACAACAATTAAATAGTTGTAAAATATACAGAGTCCCAATAAATTGGGAAGACGagttgcatttttttttaattttcttttcaattgttaACATTAATATTTTGACCTTGATTGTTTCACAGCAATAAACCGAGCTCGTCGTGTTTAAGTTTCCTTACAAGTCAAGAAAATACTTTACAGCCATGGATACAACCATCGAAAATCTCACTGATGCAACAACATATTACATTCATTGactgactaataaaataaaatcgtGTCATATTACCTCTAGGTTGTTGTCGGTAACATTGCAATTTTCTATTTGTAGGTTCAAAGTGCAATGAGATGACAAAGTAGCAAAATGTTTGAAAGAGCCTATATCATATACATATTCATTTGATAATGGGAAACAACTATAAGGATGTGTCTAGCTCCTTTAGTATACCCAGAAGATGTTTTAATACAGAATTTCTTGCAAGAAATGTTGCATGTCTTTTATTGTGTGTAAAAAAAATAATTCCAAGAGAGAAACAAGAGACCAAAAATGCCTTGGTAACAGTTGACTGTCTACTTGGTTTCCTAGTCCGTTTTCTGCAACCACCCAAACTGCAAGTAATGTTCTTTAGATAACTATACATGAGAAACAGAAAGCTAAGAGCAAAAATGGATAACAAGAAAGTATAGTTACCTTCCAGGCATACATTCCAAAGAAGGCTATTGTATCTGCCGACCAAACAACAGCAAAGGACTTCCAAAAGAATGGGATTATAACATTGATCAATGGGATGAGGAGAAAAAGATAGTTGAGAGCTTCCTTCTCATTCTTTGAGCAGTCTCTAGCTCGTAGAGAAGGAATTGCTGCATAAATGGATTGTTGTGTTCATCAGAGAAGTTTTAGTGCTGATTGGCAATAGCATGTGATTTCAAATCCAAGTTACTAGATTGGTAGGTAAGTATAAACTTACTGAACATCCAAATGGACCACATTCCCATTAATCTCCAAATGTCAGGTTCGTTTGAAGGGAATATCAGATTGAAAGACAAAGCTCCTCCCAACAACATTGATACATAACCTTGAACCTCAAAAACAGTGTACAATGCAGTTCCAGGCACTGCAGGATTCTTTGTAGCCGTGGAAGCCCTTGGTGCAAAGGTAGCTGCTGTCTTCTGAGCTACCTGTAATgtataacacacacacacacacacacaaataaaaaataaaaaaaaaataaaaaaaagaaaaaaagaaaagaatttagCATACAATATTCAAATTATAATTTGGCACTCTAAATTACCCACTACATTATACTTTCAAGTGCATAATCTCAAATTAGAAAATCAACTTGCAACATTAGACACTTGTCCAAATCCAGAATTCAGCAAGGAGGATGGACCTTTTCAATCTCCAAACTCAAAATTAGACACGTACCAATGCCCACATGCAAAGTTTGAAACTTTGGGAATTCATCACTATTATACGCAAAAATCTTtaagaaagaaatattttttacgAAATGGGCATCCTTAAAGAACTGTGTTTAGATATTAAATTAAAGGATGCGGGAAGTAACCTTTTTAAGCTCCTTGTCGATGGGAGCAGAAGAAGAAGTGGAAGTGGTAGTGGTTCCTTCGGTAGCATCGGATTCCAATTTGAGCTCCTCCTCTGAGAGTGGGGATTGGGATTCACCATCCAGTGTTTGTAAGCGTGTGTCTACCTCATCGGAAGTGGCACGTGCAGAGAGCGTGCCGCGGAGCAGAGAGTGCGGCTGCTGCTGAGGGAAGAAGGTGGTTCTGATGGTGGAATGGAACCTAGGAAGATTTGTATTCACATGGGGAAGGCCCGAAATGGTTGAAGGGGGTGAGAAGAGAGTGTTCATCggaaaaaatttgagaagataagaatttggtggaggtggtggaAGCTTGGTGGTGTTCCTACCCTATTCTTTTACCCATTTAATTAACTCAATAAATTATTATCTTCGTTTTTATATTATGGATTTATAAGTAATACTAATGTGATTTTATATGAATAATTTACGTATAACAAAATACTCCTCAGttaatattttaaagtttaaactttaaactttCATATGTTGGGCTACGCCCGCGCAGGTTCGAACCCTGCTGTCGacgtttttgtttttccatttgatAAATTTCAGAACTATTCTTTTTTGTACGTTTCTAAATTCTAATAGCCCCACATTTGcacaatgttttattttctgttaTAATATGATCTCTTAGCTTGGACCCATCATATTCAGATGTCTGCTATGGTGGGATATCAAACACGTTCTCAAATAACTAACACAACAAATACAACTCCATATTTCTCTATCCTTCATATAAAAAAATGGACCCTATTATTGCAatcatttttaatattatattaaaattatgaGCACAAGGCACACGAGTTATGAAAACCAACCAGAGTTTTGGGTTCTCTATAGCCTTTGTGTACTTCaatcatgcttcttcattaatcattAATGGTCCTCTTTACCAGTTATGTAGCTTCATTAGCTGTAATTGTAGCCTTAATTCATAGACAAAAGCTCTGTCCATGATTCGGATAAGATAAGATCAATGAGCTTAAGTCATGAATGCTCTGCATAACATGGGTATCCAACTACCTCTCTTTCAAGTTTGAGACTTTCAGctggaaaaataataataataataatagtaataataaagtGACAGTTTTATTTGGCAATTGACATGGAAATTATTCCCTTTCAAAACTATCATTGAGTGTAATTCTATTCTAATAATTGTGGATGACAATATTCTATTCTAATAAAGTGCTACTTTCAATCATTTTGAGACTCAAGTTCTTAAGGCTCGAAATTATACTGTCCTTGGCTAAAACAATCTAATTAACCTGTTCATTCGTtatttatttcatatttatttcTTAGCGTTGTtgcaaattaaaattaatttggcaACTTTTCCCCCCTTAAATTCTGTCACTATCATAAGAATATGTAGAATTATTATCTCCCATAACTGATTATTATTAATAATGGTGTAATGAAACTATCTGAAAGGAACATCCAACGACCTGAGTAATTAAAATATGATATCCCAGTATGTGACAATCAAGAAGGAATAAAAAGTTTGTCAATAAGTATATATCTTTCTGGGCTGTTAACACCAAATTTATGCAATTGGCATCTTATTTGATACATCAAATCCAAGTAGCCCCACGTATTAATATACAGCAATAAACATACACTTCTCATCTAGTGTCTCTTTATTTATGGATCATCATTAACTATATTCGTGGATAATAGGGACATTATTtcctttaaattaattaattaattaccaaTTTCCAATTATGTTATTCAGGCTGACATACATACTCATCAGCCTGTTGGGCTCTGATTCAttgctccttttttttttccacaATTGTTTCTACATAAAGTGACAATTacattatcaaaataaatatattaataaataggTGAAAATATATGTTGGTATTATTCTCATTCGTTTAATTTTAAGGTATTTCGTTACATCACCTACAAGTTAAACAATTGAGCATGATAATAACATGGTTGAATGAAACAACTTCAtataattattggattaaatCTCATTAGATTATTCGTATTATTATACTTTTCAATAATATTGCCAATTGTCATGGCGGTCTAGATGTGAATGTTTATACTGTACAAATATATAGGTATGTCATCATATTCTTTTGGCTCTGTATGTCAAGAAAACcatataaatcagtacataaaATGATTAAAAGGAGGATTAAATATTGAGAAAGTATTATATTgccaaaataaaaaacaataagaGGCATATCTTATCTTATTACATGATGCATATCTAATAATACGTATTTTAACATAATGAAAGAAAAgtagtaattattttaataatcacaaaaaatatatgcTAAAATTAGCTATCAAAATCAGTTATTATCATTAtataatacatattaaaataaattaaactatatatatttttttatatacaaatatgtggtaactaattttaatgtatatataatatttttgttattctAATAGTGATCTAAACTCATCAGTGAACTTCAACTAATTGATGAATGAGGTAAAGCTTAACATCAACTCGCATATAGGTGTTATCTACATTTCCGATGAAAATAATACTGTAAGATCGAGAGTAATGTAACCTTTCAATGTTACTTAATTAttgaaataataattataaatttatgatTGCATTGGCATTATATTATAACGGCAGTGCAGATGGTTTTGTATTTTGAGAAGAAGATGTAGAATTTGGATGAGGGTTCCTAGGCCACCCACATTACAATTTACAAGTCACGTTGAATGGgaattttcatttcatttcatgTCATGGGAGATGGGTACGCCGGGTTTCAAGTGACGTGGCGTTCCAAACAAGAATCTCACTGGTCAATACTCAATCAAGAGCAGATCAGAGTTGTTGCCCAATTTATTTTATGATGAAAATTCAAGTtcagtcgacttcacgtaaagttagTGGTTGAGAGCTGTTAGATagaaatttagtcaaatcagtcaaattatctaactaCTTTCAGtcatcaacttcacataaagtcgactgcacctgaattttcaacttattttattataataatcaTACTAACTACTACTATTTGCTTTGCTTCATTCACTATTCTACTATCTTAATAAAGAAATACTTAATTATAACATTTTTAGTATTAATAAAACTATAAcgaattataatttaaatgacatCATCTTTTCTCTCACTTAAAAGTTTTGGATtctaacaaacaaaaaaaaaactcagagtaatgaaaacaaaagaaagagtATTGGTGGTGAAGTGAAGATACACAATGAAGAGTTGAATGAGAGCATAAATAATGTCCTTGTAAGTTGTTACCTGAGTTGAAGGGTAAAGGACAGGAGAGCATCCAATAAACGAccatcttttctttatttctttctggATCGGAGCAGTTGGGGTCTCATAGTGGCAACCGCAATAATATGCCATGCCAAATTTATGTTCTTTCATTTTCCTTTTGTTTCTCTTCTTAATAGTGGAATCTCCCAATTGACCCTACCAAATGCTATGGACTAAAGGGGCAATGTCAATCCCCTTCACCAACTTTTTACTATTACTTAATAATACAACCTAAATTAATATCAATTTCACAAACAAAAAGTATTCAATcaataattaaatatcaaataaATTTAGTTAGAGACTAAAATAATCTGTTCAAATGAATCATGTTTCTAAGATAATTACTCATCTAAAAATctttttatatgaaaataataNNNNNNNNNNNNNNNNNNNNNNNNNNNNNNNNNNAATTATGAtcgtttttaatattttttatatttttatataaatatataacgaTTGAGTTTAGATTTTTAGTAAATAATTGTAATGTACAAATAAATATTGTATtatttttccttccataattgtACTACTTATCCGATGATGAGAAAAAAAGGCAACACAGAGAAACTTGAAAAGCAGAGGAAGTGGCTGTTATTCTCCAAGCAAGTAATCAAAACATGATGAAGCTCCTCTGCCGTCTCTGTTCGCACCTCCGGTGGTCAAAACGGCGCCGTTTCCGCAAATCGAACCGAAACAAAAGCACCCTAACCACCAGCACTTGTTCATCAGCATTGGTTCACCCAAACAAGAAACCGCAGAAACCAATCCGCGTAGCAACCTTCA is a genomic window of Arachis ipaensis cultivar K30076 chromosome B06, Araip1.1, whole genome shotgun sequence containing:
- the LOC107645369 gene encoding uncharacterized protein LOC107645369: MNTLFSPPSTISGLPHVNTNLPRFHSTIRTTFFPQQQPHSLLRGTLSARATSDEVDTRLQTLDGESQSPLSEEELKLESDATEGTTTTSTSSSAPIDKELKKVAQKTAATFAPRASTATKNPAVPGTALYTVFEVQGYVSMLLGGALSFNLIFPSNEPDIWRLMGMWSIWMFTIPSLRARDCSKNEKEALNYLFLLIPLINVIIPFFWKSFAVVWSADTIAFFGMYAWKFGWLQKTD